The following nucleotide sequence is from Eschrichtius robustus isolate mEscRob2 chromosome 10, mEscRob2.pri, whole genome shotgun sequence.
CCTCTTACAATTCATTaataaaaaaacaggcaaaagagttgtacaaaaaattcataaaagaagTTATATGAATGATttgtaagtatatgaaaagaagctcaacatcattagtcatcaggaaaatgcaaattaaaaccacagtgagatagcaCAACGCTcacactagaatagctaaaattaaaaagtctgatAATACTAAGTGTTGGTGAGATGGAGCTACTGTAgctcactttggaaaacaatttgacagtTTTTTATGAAGTTAAATTTATACTTACCGTATGCCCCAGCATTGCCACTCCTACATACTTACCCgagagaaataaaatcatatgtCCACactaaaacttgtacatgaacattcatagcagctttattccaaatacaatgaaatgctatgaaaaaattaaaaggaacaaattactgGTTCATGCAACAGCACTGATGTATCTCAAaaaccttatgctaagtgaaaattaGGCAGACATTAGATTAtgtactgtatgactccatttatatttaattctaCAACAGGAAAGACATCTATAGTGAGAGTGGTTACCTGGGCCAGGATTGACTGCAAACAGGCAAGCCACTACTACTCATTTGGAGTTTTCATTGAAGATAAAACCCATTTGCTACCATCCTTGCCCTGAACCAATTCAAATCCACTGTCAGGGGTTTTACTTTTTAAGTCCACCCAAGAAAGCAGAAACCACATCAGGTATTTTAACAGAAGATTTAATATATTCAAAAGTTAGACTCATATTAGAGGacttaaaaggaaaaagtcaAACACTAAGGTAAcacaaagataaaaaaatttagGAAGCAGTTAccatgcctaaacaaaggaaataaatttaGGTTATCGCAACCTAAAAGCTTGGCAAACAGGCACTCATGGAGCTCTGAGGAGAACGTTTTGCCAAGCTGGTGCTTGTGCCAGGAGCTTGGTGTAAGGTACCCACAGAGATGGGACTCAGACCTTTGAGAAAGGGTCACCAGTCAGCTGGTGTTGGTATCTCTGAGGGAAGGTGATAAAGCTGTTACGGAAGTTAAggataaaacaaaacacactgcCACTACCAGTGTGCAGAAATGCGCTGGGTAATGCCGAAAGACTAGCACCCCACTGGGAGAACCTAACAGGAAGCCAGCTAGTAAAGGAAAAGCATGGTTTACAGAATCCAAGTCCCAGCATCACAAAGCAGAGTTAAGAATAGAAAATTTGGGGCTGAGAGTCAACACATTATTAACCAACACAGatgccaaacaaaacaaagtagaGGCCAAATAAATGACCTCCAAACAAGAACATATGGATAATTTCTGCTCATGATCTTACTGACATCAGGAGTACTGAACAAGATGCTAGAATTAAAATCTTCATCCAGCTCTACCACTAACTAGCAAGTAACTTAACATGAAGGAGCCTCAACAAGCTGCATAATATCAAGGTACCCCAGCTTTCaatcatttttttcctacttcaGGATTGCTCTAAGGAGTCCATAAGGAATATATGAGTGTTCTATCCAAATGCACAAAATCACTGTTAgcacaattataaatattaaaagacagGCACAAAGTCAAGAAGCAAATTAAATACACCCtaacaaaaattattgaagtgTGTAGGGAAGTATACAGCTATGCAGATAACAAATTTTCTAATTTAGACTTCTGATGTCTATATATTAGTAAGCTAATAAACTGCATTTTTATTCTTAAACAACAAGTACAGACCTATACTTCTTCAAACTGGTTCAAGTGAATAGGCAACTCTCAATGCAACATTGTCATCACACACCTAGCAGACTTACTCCACCACTCAGCCATGATATAATCTGTCATTTTGTATCAAAACGGGTGGTTCcctatatttaaaaagataactgaATGTAGACTGTACCTTGGAACtggtaaaaaaaattcaaacatattaATGCATTGTAAGtgtatataatatagatatagatatgtggAAAAGAACCTTTGTCCTAAGAAATAACAGAGCCaaataggaatttaaaaatttaattgaaaagaACATTACAGTACATATTTgggaaagaaactagaaaaagatttCAAATGATACTTACCCCCTAATTAATGGCAGAAAGTAGGAATTCCACTTTTGATTCTATGTATAAACTTTGCTCTAATTTGTAGCATTAAACAATTTTCACATGTGGACATGAAGtggaaaaacacaccaaaaacTTGTGTTATAACGTCTATATTGAGATACAAAAGCACATAAATAGCAGAATTTCTACAATATTCATATAGTGACTCTattaccagtggttctcaaccattaACCTACTTCAGAATGACCCAGAAGGCCTATAAAAACGCAGACCACTGAGCCCCatacccagagtttctgattcagtagatctgaggGAGGACCTTAGAActatatttctaacaagttcccaggtgatgctgacacTGCTAACCTGGTCAGCCCTCTATTCTGACCAAGCCAGAATAAAATTTCACATTATATCAGTACCTTCAAAGCAAAGACAGAGGATCTTGGAGAGATATTACAACCTAAAGAAAGTCACTGAACTCTAAGTCCTCAACAGAAACTGAAAAAACTTCTGACTGACCAGTTACtattataaaacacaaagaattaaaaatgtacCTACTATTACAGTATAAGAGCTCCTACTAGGAGTAGTAGTTGGTTAGTTAGTTTTAAATTGGTAGGACAGATGTATTAGCATACTGGAGTGAGCGTAATAGTCATGGGCACCAGTCTGTATATCATACACATGGAATGCAGAACATTCCATAATCCATTTAAATGTAGCTTAAGAGAGTTTCAATCATAATGACAAGAATAAACTGGTTAATTCTTAGATGTCTACAATGATCATGCCATGTCCAGTAACatcttcaaatataaaaatatatgaaaaatagggCACCAAAGAAAATACTAAGATTCCTATTACCACCATAAAATATTGTCAAGTGCTTGCAAGTACATTTAGATGTTGTTCACAGTAGAGAACTTACAAGGACaatcaccaaaaaaaataaaataaaataaaagtaaaatatattaagcTTTTTATTAAGTTAGTATAATTCCTATGATGGTTAGTATATCTCAGTCACAACTGCTGAtgcttttttaagtttttataatCAATATATGGAAGGCATGCAATAATAAGTTCTTCTTTTGTACATCCCTTCAGACAACATTTTTCTGAGTATCCTCTGCGTTTTCTTTGGGGATGATTCCCCCAAAACAGATTGCttaaggttttaattttgtttgtatttttcttctgaaattcTACAATCTCATGAATATATGGACTGATATCTTGTGATGAGGAAAATATCTCTTGTCTTGTCTTAAAAGGCAAGTTAGGCTTTTTGTACTGATGCTCAGGCAGTGACTGCATCTTCAAATTGTTTATTGCTTCTTCCTGAGAGGCAGAAGTAGAGACTGTTGagagacaagaaaaaaatcctaCTTTATTAAAATCTTCCTTTAGCTGAAAATTTAATCATAATGCTGTAATACTAGAGTCAGCTAATTTTGAAAACACAAGTAATCACATTTTAACTAGTAAAATGGTTATTTGAAAGCAATGtatatttttaactaaaatagTTGTAGGTATTGTTTTCCTATAAAAAAGGCCTAGAAACGTTTGCACATTTttatgcaaaaaatatttttgagatataactCATATGCCATAAAATTCAGCATTTTAATGTACACAATTAatatatattcacaaggttgtgcaaacatcaccactacctaatttcagaacatttctatcacccacaaaaaaacccccacccattagcagtcactcccatttccttcttcctccagcccctggcacctactaatctactttctattctATGGATCTGCCTAAATCATACCATATGTGGCCacctgtgtctggtttctttcattgagcataatattttcaaggttcaaccATGTTGTAGCATCTCTAgcaatactttattctttttatggctgaataattttccactgtatggatatatcacattttgtttacctgtttatcagttgatgaacatttgggttgtttctactttttgactattatgaatagcaCTGCTCTGAACACccacatacaagtttttgtgtgaacacattttcaattttcttggacatatacctaggagtagaactgctggatcatatggtaaatttgtttaacttttttaggAACAGCcacactattttccacagtggttgtaccattttacaatcccaccactAGGCTTCCAACTGCtacacatcttcaccaacatttgatattttccattttttgatgagagccatcctaatggatgtgaagtggtatcccattgtggttttgatttgcaatgaCCTTgcaactaatgatgttgagcatttttcatgtgcttatcatATATCCTccttgtagaaatgtctattcaaatcctttgccaatttctaattgagttatttgtcttttatgCACATTTTTAACTAAGTGGTTAGTAGAAgccattttggtttttgttgaaatataaagaaatggagaagtgaTATGCTCAATGCACTGATTATTTCTATTATACTGCTCTTACTCAATATTActgataatatattaaaataacacCAGAAGGTAATTAATTGGCGGCTTGTTGGATTTCCATCATTGCCCTTGCCCATCTACAGTCCCTTTTGGGGGATATATTTGCCTCTAGCCACTGCTGTAGAGTCACCCTTAGGCAGTCATAGGGTGATTCCACCTTATATCCACAGATGAATAGTCAGGAGGTTGGCACCTGACCCCAAACAAACCAATCTACTACAGTGGCCAGCAATCCATGCCATGCGAAAAATAAGTTGGCTCAATCAGATTTCCTctctttaaaattagaattaagAAGTAATGAGAACAAGATGAGTTAGAACCAAAACTGAAAGGATACTATGAAGCTTATCATGACAAGCTAAAGTTATAAAGGAACATAGATATTAGAGGAGAAAAGATTCAGAGAGCGAAAGAGAGAAGGTGATTTTTAGCACTGACTTGATTCCTTAGGCTTTCCAGGGCCTTTCCAGATCCATTTACAgatcttggttttttttgtttgtttttttaaaaaatattaatacactAAAGGCTctgggaagtctttttttttttttaagtatttgtttatttatttatttatggctgtgttgggtcttcgtttctgtgcgagggctttctccagttgtggcaagcgggggccactcctcatcgcagtgcgtgggcctctcactatcacagcctctcttgctgcggagcacaggttccagatgtgcaggctcagtaattgtggctcacgggcccagctgctccgcggcatgtgggatcttcccagaccagggctcgaacccatgttccctgcattggcaggcagactctcaaccactgcgccaccagggaagccccagatcttGTTTTTATAATAACTATCCTCCGCTTTTTTCTTGAGGGTATTTAGAAGAAACTCTGTCTCTTGCAGTGACAGTCCTATTagaatactctgtaataactttgtatttaATAAATGCCTAAGACGAAATGTGGAATAGTAAAACTTTAGGACAGATATTAATCTATTCTAAAGTAGCAAATAAATAATGTCATCTAAGACAGATAAATATGTGATCAATTAAAGTGTGTCACAATGAACAGAGTACACTGAAGGGAAAAGTGAATTAGGTTGTCTAGGCAGGTTGAAGAAAGACCTTCCTGGATGTGATGTGCCATGTTCTGtcacttaaagggaaaaaaaaggcagacaGTAAGAAGGAAACTTGTTCATGAATGAAGGCAACTAGAGACTAGTTAATGAAAAGTACATGTCAAATTGGAGAGGGAACTTAAAGCGAAACAAGCTGTACTcatcaggaaacaagaaaggttaaaaatgagtattcaaatcaatgaatttgagaAAGAGCAACAGAGATAACCCAAATaagtaagaaggaaagaaatcaatgaaatatagaaacaaaacaatataaaGGTTtagaaaaccaaaagttggttcttttaaaggattaataaaatagaactttagccagactaatcaagaaaaaaaagatgaaaatgaacaaaatacacTAGGAAAAAAAGGACTACAATACAGATACAACCGCAGTTCATACaaatcaacatcaaaaaaccaaacaacccaatcaaaaaatgtacagaagaactgaacagacatttttccagagaggaaatgcagatggccaacaggcgcatgaaaagatgctcaacatcgccaatcatcaaggaaattagtcaaatcaaaaccacagtgaaatatcacctcatacctaccagaatggctatcatcaaaactAACACAAATAaccaatgttggcaaggatgaggggaaaaggggaccctcgtactgttggtgaggatgtaaactggtgtagccactctagaaaacagcctggaggtttctcaaaaaactaaaattagaactaccatataacccagcaatttcacttctgggtatatatccagaagaaacaatacactaattcgaaaagatacaggcaccccaatgttcgcagcagcattatttacaattgccaagatatggaagcaacctaagtgtccatcaacatataaatggataaaaaaagatgtgagatatatatatatatatatatatacacacacacacatatatgtatatatgtatatacatacatacatatatatatgtatgtatgtatatataatggaatattactcagccatgaaaaagaatgagattttgccatctgcagcaacatggatagacttggagggtattatgctaaatgaagtaagtcagacagagaaagacaaatactgtatgatatcactatatgtggaatctaaaaaatacagcaaatagtgaatataacaaaaaagaagcagtctcacagatatagagaagaaatgagtggttaccagtgaggagagggaagggaggagaggtaaGATAGGGGTGGGGGGTTATGAGGTAAAacaattatgtataaaataagctacaaggatatattgtacaataccagtaatatagccaatattttataatagccaatattttataataactataaagagTATAAaagttgtacacctgtaacatataatattgtacaccaactatacttcaattaaaaaaatttttttaaaccataagcCCATTTCACTTACAAATGTTTGTTTGAAAGTCCCAAATAAGGTATTAGTTAACTGAATCCATgaacatattttacaaatatattaagaaagtgtttatcccagaaatgcaagatcACAAAATCTATCAATGCAATTTACTATATTAATAGACTCCCATCCTCACTCTCAGCTGGTTTTGCTTTCTACTTtatgagaaaattgaagcaatCAGAAGAGAACTTGTATTTGCTCCCTTCACCGTTTTTTTACTCATCTCTTAACATCCGTACCCATAATTCTGCCTTCTTAAGTATTTCCATAGATGAATTATCCACTCTAAAACCAATTCCTCCACTTATGGACTAGATCTATTTCCTCCTGCCCACTCCGGGATATCACTCCAGCAGTgcttctctttatctttctttcatcattattttttcaCTTCTAGTGAACCACTCCTATCAGCAAACAAATGTGCTATttctcccacttaaaaaaaaaaaaacaagaaacacttCTCTTGGCCCTGCTTACCATccaatttcttttctctcctctgtaGCAAAACTCCTtctgtatttattaattcatttctcTTCTCTTATTCTGTCTGAAACACATTCTATACAGGCTTTTATTCCATCACTCCACCAAAACTTCTCTTATCAAGCTCACAAACGACCTCTATATTGCTAAATTCAACAGCCAACTCTCATCTTATTTAACTAATAAAACAACACTCCTTCTTGGTATGCTTTCTTCACTTGgtttccaggataccacattctctctccttcccacctaACTATTTGCACCTTTCTACCTCCTTTGCAAGtacttcctcttcagtttttttaatgttgatgtcTCCCAGAGCTCAGTCCTTGGTACTCTTTTCAATCTATACTTACTTTCTTCATGATCTCATCCAGTCTTATGGCTTAAAAAATTATCTATATACCTATGgctccttaatttctttcttcaagcAAATTTTTTCTTCCAAACTCCAGATTCATATATCCTACTTGCTACTCAACATCTCCACTCTGAtgtctcaaactcaacatgtttaAAACTCCACCTGAACTTTTCAAACTCAAAATGTCCAAAGCTGAACTACTAATACTGTTTTCCAAACCTGTTCCACTTGAGGCCTTTCCTATTTCAGTTGATAGTAACCCTATCCTTCCAGATGTTCAAAGCAAAAACTCTGAAAtcacatatttttttaacatattggagtaattcctgatttttcttttttctcatatcTCACATCATATCTGCCCAAATATATCTAGATTATAACAGTTTTCACTGTTTCCACTCACTGCTACCATCCTTATCCAGATGCTATCGTCTCTAATACCTTCCTAACAGGTCTCTCTGTTTCTACTCTTGCCTCCCTACAGTCTATCCTCAACACAGTGGTCAAAGTGATCCCTTTAAAATGTCAattatgtcactcctctgctcaaaaaccTGTAACGACTCCTTGCAAatgctgtaagaaaaaaaaaaaaaaaaagaagagtggtaTAAAGTTTAGAAAGTGAAACTATTAAGATAGTTCCACATAATTAATGGATTAAAATCAACCTATAAAACTCAACTGTATTTCTCTGACCAATGATCACTAACTAGAAATATAATTAAcaagtatttacaatagcaacaaaattaAAGTATTAAGCATTAACTTAACCAACAATACAGAAAGTCTCTatagagaaaactttaaaattctaatGACAGAatacaaagatattccatgtttttGGTTGGGATGACTTTTTGTTAAAGAGATGTCAATTCTCTTCAAATTATTCTCTGTAATTCCATGCATCCCActtaaattccagatggatttttataaaataaattcaataagCTTActcttaaatatatatgtaaggaTAAAGGCAGAGGATTAGTTCAGTcaatcttaagggaaaaaaataaacattggaGACTGGCTGTCCAAGATAAATGACATCCTACAGAGTCATAGTACTAAAACAGTGTAGTAATAATACAAAGTCAAACAAAAAGACcaactgaataaaataagaatctcaGACAAACTTAATAAACAATAAAAGTGGCTCTACAATCAATGGGAAAAAAACCAATTGTTCAGTAGATAGTATTCAGAAAATTATTTCCTCATGTAGAGAAAAGTAAGACACTGAGAAAACTAAGATAGTATCCCTAGCCAGAACAGAACCAAAAATGGGCCCCAGAATTAAGGACCTAATGAGAACAGTAAAACTATAAAGTTAAcagaagaacagaaaaggaaCCTCTAACACTTTTGAAAGTTTTGTTCGTACTTTTGAAAGTATGAACAATAAGGCAAAACACTTATCATctaattgtataaaaattaagaCTTTCTGTCAAACACCAGTAGACAGATGACAGAATAGGAGAACATATCTGTAATATCTAAAACCTACAGCTGATTACTATTGTATCTAGATTTTGAATAACTCTTACAAATCAACTGGAAGATGACAATTCCAACAAAAAGTGAGCAAAATGTATAAACaggaaattttcaaaaaaaggaaCCCAAGAGGCTAATATGTATATGAAGAGGTCCTCAAATTCAGAGCAAATTAAGACAAAAATGAGACACTATTTCACACCTGTGGCACTGGCAAAAGTTAAAAATTGTATAATGTTAATTCTTGACACAGATACAAGAACACAGGAATCCTCATGTACTAGTGGTGCAActataaattggtgtagccattcTGCAAAGCAATCTGAATGCACCTCAAGTAAATTAagcatacatatattttatgatacATCAATTCTACCCCTAGGTATATATCCCAGAGAAA
It contains:
- the INSL6 gene encoding insulin-like peptide INSL6; translation: MPRLLCLCVGLLLVRVSRELNDISRARKLCGRHLLQEIVKLCGSVNWSHIEEEKPFTQLLSQASEKVETFIPDWLESSQTTFPVWRRATNPVSTSASQEEAINNLKMQSLPEHQYKKPNLPFKTRQEIFSSSQDISPYIHEIVEFQKKNTNKIKTLSNLFWGNHPQRKRRGYSEKCCLKGCTKEELIIACLPYIDYKNLKKHQQL